A DNA window from Ictalurus furcatus strain D&B chromosome 22, Billie_1.0, whole genome shotgun sequence contains the following coding sequences:
- the LOC128625499 gene encoding ubiquitin-protein ligase E3B-like isoform X1, which translates to MLVCHELIPGGKTISVTNENKISYINLMAHFRMHTQIKEQTGTFIRGFRSIINPEWLHMFSTPEVQRLISGDNAEIDLDDLKKHTVYYGGFHSSHRVIIWLWDILSSDFTPEERAMFLKFVTSCSRPPLLGFAYLKSPFSIRCVEVSDDQGEPGGRLPACFKPPTYSKKSILRDKLCYAISMNTGFELS; encoded by the exons TTAGTGTGTCATGAGTTGATTCCGGGTGGAAAGACCATTTCTGTTACTAATGAAAACAA GATCAGCTACATCAACCTGATGGCACATTTCCGGATGCACACCCAGATAAAGGAGCAGACGGGGACGTTTATCCGCGGTTTCCGCAGCATCATCAACCCCGAGTGGCTGCACATGTTCTCCACCCCTGAGGTGCAGCGGCTCATCTCCGGGGACAACGCCGAGATCGATCTGGACGACCTCAA AAAGCACACTGTGTACTACGGCGGCTTTCACAGCAGCCACAGGGTGATAATCTGGCTGTGGGACATCCTGTCCAGTGACTTCACTCCTGAAGAGAGGGCCATGTTCCTCAAG tttgtcACCAGCTGTTCCAGACCTCCACTGTTGGGTTTCGCCTATCTCAAATCGCCTTTCTCCATCCGCTGTGTGGAAGTGTCGGACGACCAG GGGGAACCAGGCGGCCGTCTGCCCGCCTGCTTCAAACCGCCCACTTACAGCAAGAAGAGCATCCTCAGAGACAAACTGTGCTACGCTATCAGCATGAACACGGGCTTCGAGCTCTCCTAA
- the LOC128625499 gene encoding ubiquitin-protein ligase E3B-like isoform X3, with amino-acid sequence MAHFRMHTQIKEQTGTFIRGFRSIINPEWLHMFSTPEVQRLISGDNAEIDLDDLKKHTVYYGGFHSSHRVIIWLWDILSSDFTPEERAMFLKFVTSCSRPPLLGFAYLKSPFSIRCVEVSDDQGEPGGRLPACFKPPTYSKKSILRDKLCYAISMNTGFELS; translated from the exons ATGGCACATTTCCGGATGCACACCCAGATAAAGGAGCAGACGGGGACGTTTATCCGCGGTTTCCGCAGCATCATCAACCCCGAGTGGCTGCACATGTTCTCCACCCCTGAGGTGCAGCGGCTCATCTCCGGGGACAACGCCGAGATCGATCTGGACGACCTCAA AAAGCACACTGTGTACTACGGCGGCTTTCACAGCAGCCACAGGGTGATAATCTGGCTGTGGGACATCCTGTCCAGTGACTTCACTCCTGAAGAGAGGGCCATGTTCCTCAAG tttgtcACCAGCTGTTCCAGACCTCCACTGTTGGGTTTCGCCTATCTCAAATCGCCTTTCTCCATCCGCTGTGTGGAAGTGTCGGACGACCAG GGGGAACCAGGCGGCCGTCTGCCCGCCTGCTTCAAACCGCCCACTTACAGCAAGAAGAGCATCCTCAGAGACAAACTGTGCTACGCTATCAGCATGAACACGGGCTTCGAGCTCTCCTAA
- the LOC128625499 gene encoding ubiquitin-protein ligase E3B-like isoform X2 yields the protein MLVCHELIPGGKTISVTNENKISYINLMAHFRMHTQIKEQTGTFIRGFRSIINPEWLHMFSTPEVQRLISGDNAEIDLDDLKKHTVYYGGFHSSHRVIIWLWDILSSDFTPEERAMFLKFVTSCSRPPLLGFAYLKSPFSIRCVEVSDDQAAVCPPASNRPLTARRASSETNCATLSA from the exons TTAGTGTGTCATGAGTTGATTCCGGGTGGAAAGACCATTTCTGTTACTAATGAAAACAA GATCAGCTACATCAACCTGATGGCACATTTCCGGATGCACACCCAGATAAAGGAGCAGACGGGGACGTTTATCCGCGGTTTCCGCAGCATCATCAACCCCGAGTGGCTGCACATGTTCTCCACCCCTGAGGTGCAGCGGCTCATCTCCGGGGACAACGCCGAGATCGATCTGGACGACCTCAA AAAGCACACTGTGTACTACGGCGGCTTTCACAGCAGCCACAGGGTGATAATCTGGCTGTGGGACATCCTGTCCAGTGACTTCACTCCTGAAGAGAGGGCCATGTTCCTCAAG tttgtcACCAGCTGTTCCAGACCTCCACTGTTGGGTTTCGCCTATCTCAAATCGCCTTTCTCCATCCGCTGTGTGGAAGTGTCGGACGACCAG GCGGCCGTCTGCCCGCCTGCTTCAAACCGCCCACTTACAGCAAGAAGAGCATCCTCAGAGACAAACTGTGCTACGCTATCAGCATGA